In the genome of Globicephala melas chromosome 3, mGloMel1.2, whole genome shotgun sequence, one region contains:
- the LOC115844241 gene encoding LOW QUALITY PROTEIN: protocadherin gamma-B3-like (The sequence of the model RefSeq protein was modified relative to this genomic sequence to represent the inferred CDS: inserted 1 base in 1 codon; deleted 2 bases in 1 codon; substituted 1 base at 1 genomic stop codon), which yields MGNHLGSKRQAGRRRILFLFLLSLFRLALSEQVRYAIPEELARGSLVGTLAKDLGLGVRDLCTWNLRISAEKKFFTVSTENVDLLVSDRIDREQICGRKWMCVLEFEMVAEKPLNFXHITVEIQVNDNPPTFSRNVTEPEISELALTGATFALESAQDSDVGVNSLQQYYLNPDPHFSLIRKENPDGSRYPELVVQAPLDREEQSCHHLVLTAVDGGEPARSCTTQIRVVVADANDNPPVFTQDMYRVSVQENLPLGSSVLRVMATDLDEGINAEITYTFINIGKAVRQLFKLDSETVELTTGGGLDFEERGSYTTGVEAKDGGRQTAHCKLQIGILDENDNAPEITLDSESKYIQEDAELGAVVALIKTHDLGSGFNGENLCQLKGNFPFKIVQDTKNTYKLVTDRALDREKTPEYNVTITATDKGKPPLSSKRSVTLKVADVNDNAPVFHQACXVVHVAENNPPGASNAQVSASDPDLGPNSHISYSIVASDLEPRALSSYMSVSAQSDVVFAQRPFDHEQLRAFELTLQARDHGSPTLSANVSLRVLVGDRNDNAPRVLYPALGPDGSALFDTVPRAAQPCYLVTKVVAVDADSGHNAWLSYHVLQASEPGLFSVGLRTGEVRTARALGDRDAARQRLLVAVRDGGQPPLSATATLLPVFADSLQEALPDLSDHSEPTDPQAELQFYLVVALALISVLFLLAVILAVALSLRRSSSPATWSCFQTNFCSKTGPGVLPNYGEGALPYSYNLCATHSSKTEFKFLNIKPENALPRDLLYNEASWLESTSNDNPQIACNSVNLQQVSYFKTFFSHKYN from the exons ATGGGAAACCACTTGGGGTCGAAGCGCCAGGCTGGGCGGAGGcgaattttgtttctcttcctgcTGTCTTTGTTCCGCCTGGCGCTTTCGGAGCAAGTCCGCTACGCTATTCCAGAGGAGCTGGCCAGGGGCTCGCTGGTGGGGACCCTCGCCAAGGATCTGGGGCTTGGCGTGCGAGATTTGTGTACATGGAACCTGCGGATTAGTGCAGAGAAGAAATTCTTCACAGTGAGCACCGAGAACGTAGACTTACTTGTGAGCGATCGTATAGACCGAGAGCAGATTTGTGGCAGGAAGTGGATGTGTGTTCTGGAATTCGAAATGGTCGCTGAAAAGCCTTTAAACT TTCATATAACCGTGGAGATTCAAGTCAACGACAACCCACCGACCTTTAGCCGAAATGTCACTGAGCCGGAAATCAGTGAACTGGCCCTAACTGGAGCCACCTTTGCCCTGGAATCTGCACAAGATTCAGATGTAGGTGTCAATTCCCTGCAGCAATACTACCTCAACCCTGACCCTCATTTCTCTTTGATCCGGAAGGAGAACCCAGACGGCAGTAGGTACCCAGAACTGGTAGTGCAGGCTCCCCTGGACAGAGAAGAGCAGTCCTGCCACCACCTGGTCCTCACGGCTGTGGATGGGGGTGAGCCAGCCAGAAGCTGCACTACGCAAATCAGGGTAGTTGTGGCAGATGCAAATGATAACCCCCCAGTGTTCACCCAGGACATGTACAGGGTCAGTGTTCAAGAGAACCTACCCCTGGGTTCCTCTGTGCTAAGAGTGATGGCCACTGACTTGGATGAGGGCATCAATGCTGAGATCACCTACACTTTTATCAATATTGGTAAGGCAGTGAGACAACTGTTCAAGCTGGAcagtgaaacagtggaactcaccACTGGTGGAGGACTGGACTTTGAAGAGAGAGGGAGCTACACAACTGGGGTGGAAGCAAAGGATGGTGGACGTCAAACTGCGCATTGCAAACTACAAATAGGTATTTTGGATGAAAATGACAATGCTCCCGAGATAACCCTGGATTCTGAATCTAAATATATACAAGAAGATGCTGAGCTGGGGGCTGTGGTTGCCTTGATCAAAACACATGATCTAGGTTCTGGATTTAATGGGGAAAACTTATGCCAACTAAAAGGAAATTTCCCATTTAAAATAGTTCAAGATACAAAAAACACATACAAGCTGGTGACAGATAGAGCCTTAGATCGAGAGAAGACTCCAGAATACAATGTCACTATCACAGCTACTGACAAGGGCAAGCCGCCCCTCTCCTCTAAAAGAAGTGTCACGTTGAAAGTCGCTGATGTCAACGACAACGCTCCGGTTTTCCACCAGGCCTGCTAGGTGGTCCACGTGGCCGAAAACAACCCGCCCGGCGCCTCCAACGCCCAAGTTAGCGCTTCAGATCCAGACTTGGGGCCCAACAGCCACATCTCCTACTCCATCGTGGCCAGCGACCTGGAGCCGCGCGCGCTGTCGTCCTACATGTCCGTGAGCGCGCAGAGCGACGTGGTGTTCGCGCAGCGCCCCTTCGACCACGAGCAGCTGCGCGCCTTCGAGCTGACGCTGCAGGCCCGCGACCACGGCTCGCCCACGCTCAGCGCCAACGTGAGCCTGCGCGTGCTGGTGGGCGACCGCAACGACAACGCGCCCAGGGTGCTGTACCCGGCGCTGGGGCCCGACGGCTCGGCGCTCTTCGACACGGTGCCGCGCGCCGCGCAGCCCTGCTACCTGGTCACCAAGGTGGTGGCGGTGGACGCCGACTCTGGACACAACGCCTGGCTGTCCTACCACGTGCTGCAGGCCAGCGAGCCCGGACTCTTCAGCGTGGGGCTGCGCACGGGCGAGGTGCGCACTGCGCGGGCCCTGGGCGACAGGGACGCGGCCCGCCAGCGCCTGCTGGTTGCTGTGCGTGATGGGGGACAGCCGCCCCTCTCGGCCACCGCCACGCTGCTCCCGGTTTTCGCGGACAGCCTGCAGGAGGCGCTGCCGGACCTCAGTGACCACTCTGAGCCCACTGACCCCCAAGCTGAGCTGCAGTTTTACCTGGTGGTAGCCTTGGCCTTGATCTCAGTGCTCTTCCTCCTGGCAGTGATTCTGGCGGTTGCCCTGAGTTTGCGACGCTCCTCCAGCCCTGCCACCTGGAGTTGCTTTCAGACTAATTTTTGCTCCAAAACTGGACCCGGAGTTCTCCCCAACTATGGGGAAGGGGCTTTACCATATTCCTACAATCTG TGCGCCACACATTCCTCAAAGACCGAGTTTAAATTTCTCAATATAAAGCCTGAAAATGCTCTACCACGAGATCTTCTGTATAATGAAGCCTCTTGGCTTGAAAGTACCAGTAACGACAATCCCCAAATTGCTTGTAATTCAGTCAATTTGCAACAGGTGAGTTACTTCAAAACCTTTTTCTCCCATAAGTATAATTAG